A genome region from Arachis duranensis cultivar V14167 chromosome 8, aradu.V14167.gnm2.J7QH, whole genome shotgun sequence includes the following:
- the LOC107460856 gene encoding glycine-rich protein 2-like, with protein sequence MAAETQRSTGTVKWFNAQKGFGFIAPDDGGEDLFVHHSAIRSDGYRTLSEGQPVEFAVDYGDAGRTKAVDVSSMTRSRPFGGGFRGGGGRGGRGRGGGRFGGRYGGGEGRGDGDGYSYGRGGGGGRRGGGYGGGGGPECYNCGRTGHLARDCYQGQGGGNRRRGGGGGGGGGCFNCGEKGHFARECPNAEN encoded by the coding sequence ATGGCAGCGGAGACTCAGAGATCCACGGGCACAGTGAAATGGTTCAACGCACAGAAGGGTTTCGGATTCATAGCTCCCGACGATGGCGGCGAGGATCTCTTCGTCCACCACTCTGCCATTCGATCCGACGGTTACCGTACACTCTCCGAGGGCCAGCCGGTTGAGTTTGCCGTTGATTACGGCGATGCCGGCAGAACTAAGGCCGTCGATGTCTCCTCCATGACTAGATCTCGCCCGTTTGGTGGTGGCTTTCGAGGTGGAGggggaagaggaggaagaggaaggggTGGTGGAAGGTTCGGTGGGCGTTATGGCGGCGGTGAAGGCCGGGGCGACGGTGACGGTTACAGTTACGGAAGAGGTGGAGGCGGTGGTCGTAGAGGAGGAGGTTATGGCGGTGGAGGAGGCCCTGAGTGTTACAATTGTGGACGAACAGGTCACTTGGCGAGAGATTGTTACCAGGGACAGGGTGGTGGAAACCGGAGACGAGGCGGCGGCGGCGGTGGTGGTGGAGGTTGTTTTAACTGTGGGGAGAAAGGGCATTTTGCGAGAGAATGTCCGAACGCTGAAAATTGA